In a genomic window of Cytobacillus sp. FSL H8-0458:
- a CDS encoding TetR/AcrR family transcriptional regulator, translating to MKKTKPKYRQIIDAAVVVIAENGYHQAQVSKIAKQAGVADGTIYLYFKNKEDILISLFQDKMGYFVEKIEEKIAGKEKAAEKLLMMVESHFRMLSEDKHLAIVTQLELRQSNKDLRHKINEVLKGYLTLVERILDDGRESGEFPADLDIRLARQMIFGTMDETVTTWVMNEQKYDLTALAAPVHKLLISGCGKP from the coding sequence ATGAAAAAAACAAAGCCTAAATACCGGCAAATTATTGATGCGGCTGTAGTTGTGATCGCTGAAAATGGCTATCACCAGGCTCAGGTATCAAAGATTGCCAAACAGGCTGGTGTCGCTGATGGCACCATCTACTTATATTTTAAAAACAAAGAAGATATATTAATATCCCTCTTTCAGGATAAAATGGGCTACTTTGTTGAGAAAATTGAAGAAAAAATTGCAGGAAAAGAGAAAGCTGCAGAGAAACTATTAATGATGGTAGAATCGCACTTTAGAATGCTCTCAGAAGACAAGCACCTGGCAATTGTAACCCAGCTCGAGTTGAGGCAGTCCAATAAAGATCTCCGCCATAAAATTAATGAGGTGCTGAAAGGCTACCTCACTTTAGTGGAAAGGATTCTTGATGACGGCAGGGAAAGCGGTGAGTTTCCAGCAGACCTGGACATCAGGCTGGCACGCCAGATGATTTTTGGCACCATGGACGAAACAGTGACCACATGGGTAATGAATGAGCAGAAATATGATCTTACTGCATTGGCAGCGCCTGTTCATAAACTTTTAATCAGCGGGTGCGGAAAACCTTGA
- a CDS encoding enoyl-CoA hydratase has translation MEYLKWSHKDFVATITIERPPANALSSGVLKELSAVLDEVEYNNEVRVILIHGEGRFFSAGADIKEFTTIESGEDFSSLATYGQNLFDRMEKFPKPIIAAIHGAALGGGLELAMGCHFRLVAENAKLGLPELQLGLIPGFAGTQRLPRYVGAARAAEMLFTSDPITGLEAVQYGLANHAYPEDQLLENAYKMAKKIAKKSPGSIKAAIELLNFGKTEQFYEGVKKEAELFGEVFVSEDGKEGISAFINKREPNFTGK, from the coding sequence ATGGAATACCTGAAATGGTCCCATAAGGACTTCGTAGCGACGATTACAATTGAACGTCCGCCTGCAAATGCTCTTTCATCAGGTGTATTAAAAGAGCTTTCAGCTGTACTGGATGAAGTTGAATATAACAATGAAGTTAGAGTGATCCTAATTCATGGAGAAGGCAGATTCTTTTCAGCAGGTGCTGATATAAAAGAATTTACAACTATTGAAAGCGGAGAAGACTTTTCAAGCTTAGCGACTTACGGACAGAATCTCTTTGATCGGATGGAAAAGTTCCCTAAGCCAATTATTGCAGCCATTCATGGTGCTGCACTTGGCGGCGGCCTGGAGCTTGCTATGGGCTGTCATTTCCGTCTTGTAGCTGAAAACGCAAAGCTCGGTCTTCCGGAGCTTCAGCTTGGATTGATTCCCGGTTTTGCCGGTACTCAGCGGCTTCCCCGCTATGTAGGTGCTGCTCGTGCAGCTGAAATGCTGTTCACAAGTGACCCAATTACCGGGCTTGAAGCAGTGCAATACGGCTTGGCTAACCATGCCTATCCTGAGGACCAGCTTTTGGAAAATGCCTATAAAATGGCAAAGAAAATTGCCAAGAAGAGCCCAGGCTCCATCAAGGCGGCTATTGAGCTATTAAATTTCGGAAAAACAGAACAATTCTACGAAGGTGTAAAGAAAGAAGCGGAACTGTTTGGAGAAGTATTTGTATCTGAAGATGGGAAGGAAGGCATATCTGCATTTATTAATAAGCGGGAGCCAAACTTCACCGGAAAATAG
- a CDS encoding electron transfer flavoprotein subunit beta/FixA family protein, protein MNIYVLMKRTFDTEEKITISGGKINEDGAEFIINPYDEYAIEEAIQVRDANGGEVTVVSVGTEEAEKQLRTALAMGADKAVLINTEDDVENGDQFTTAKILSEFLKDKDADLIIAGNVAIDGGSGQVGPRVAEILGISYVTTITKLDINGSSATVVRDVEGDSEVIETSLPLLVTAQQGLNEPRYPSLPGIMKAKKKPLDELELDDLDLDEDDVEAKTKTIEIYMPPKKEAGKVLEGELEDQVKELVKLLHTEAKVV, encoded by the coding sequence ATGAACATCTACGTATTAATGAAGAGAACATTTGATACTGAAGAAAAAATTACAATCTCCGGCGGCAAAATCAATGAAGATGGCGCTGAATTTATCATTAATCCATATGATGAATATGCAATTGAAGAAGCAATCCAGGTTCGCGATGCGAATGGGGGAGAAGTAACAGTTGTTTCTGTGGGAACAGAAGAAGCAGAAAAGCAGCTCCGTACCGCTCTTGCGATGGGTGCCGATAAAGCTGTTTTAATAAATACAGAAGATGATGTTGAAAATGGGGATCAGTTCACGACGGCAAAAATCTTATCCGAATTCCTGAAAGACAAAGATGCTGACTTAATCATTGCTGGGAATGTAGCAATTGATGGTGGTTCCGGACAGGTTGGACCGCGTGTAGCAGAGATTTTGGGAATTTCATATGTAACAACTATCACTAAGCTTGATATTAATGGCAGCTCTGCCACAGTAGTGCGTGATGTTGAAGGGGATTCAGAAGTAATTGAGACATCTCTTCCATTATTGGTCACTGCCCAGCAGGGTCTGAATGAGCCTCGCTATCCGTCCTTGCCAGGAATTATGAAGGCGAAAAAGAAGCCTCTTGATGAGCTTGAGCTTGACGATCTTGATCTTGATGAGGACGATGTTGAAGCTAAGACAAAGACAATTGAAATCTATATGCCGCCTAAAAAAGAAGCAGGAAAAGTTCTTGAAGGCGAATTGGAAGATCAAGTTAAGGAACTGGTGAAGCTTCTTCATACTGAAGCTAAAGTTGTCTGA
- a CDS encoding electron transfer flavoprotein subunit alpha/FixB family protein translates to MARKVLVLGEVRDGSLRNVSFEAVAAGKTASEGGEVVGVLIGDSVSVLANEMIHYGADRVVTVEDEKLKQYTPDGFSQALMAVIDSENPEGLIFGHTAMGKDLAPKIAAKLESGLISDVTSLEEAGGNLVFTRPIYSGKAFEKKIVTDGLLFATIRPNNIAPLEKDESRSGDVASVAAEIKDLRTIIKEVVRKASEGVDLSEAKVIIAGGRGVKSEEGFEPLKELASVLNGAVGASRGACDADYCDYSLQIGQTGKVVTPDLYIACGISGAIQHLAGMSNSKVIVAINKDPEANIFKVADYGIVGDLFEVVPLLTEEFKKLKVNA, encoded by the coding sequence ATGGCTAGAAAAGTATTAGTGTTAGGTGAAGTCCGTGACGGTTCATTGCGTAATGTATCCTTCGAAGCTGTTGCAGCCGGTAAGACTGCATCAGAAGGCGGAGAAGTTGTAGGTGTCTTAATTGGTGATTCTGTAAGCGTTTTAGCTAATGAAATGATTCACTATGGTGCTGACCGTGTTGTAACAGTTGAAGATGAGAAGCTGAAGCAATATACGCCTGATGGCTTTTCACAGGCTTTAATGGCTGTAATTGATTCCGAAAATCCAGAAGGTCTGATTTTTGGACATACAGCAATGGGGAAAGATCTTGCTCCTAAAATTGCTGCCAAGCTTGAGTCAGGTTTAATCTCTGACGTAACAAGCCTTGAAGAAGCAGGCGGCAATCTGGTCTTCACACGCCCGATTTATTCAGGCAAAGCCTTTGAAAAGAAAATTGTGACAGATGGCCTTCTTTTTGCAACAATCCGTCCAAATAACATAGCTCCTTTGGAAAAGGATGAATCAAGATCAGGAGATGTTGCTTCTGTTGCTGCAGAAATCAAAGATCTTCGGACAATTATAAAGGAAGTTGTCCGCAAAGCGAGTGAAGGCGTTGATTTATCGGAAGCTAAGGTTATTATTGCCGGCGGCCGCGGTGTTAAGAGCGAGGAAGGCTTTGAGCCATTAAAAGAGCTGGCTTCTGTTTTAAATGGGGCTGTAGGTGCATCACGTGGAGCCTGTGATGCTGATTATTGCGACTATTCACTGCAAATTGGACAGACGGGGAAGGTGGTAACACCAGATCTGTATATTGCATGCGGTATCTCCGGAGCTATTCAGCACTTAGCGGGGATGTCCAACTCGAAAGTAATCGTAGCGATTAACAAAGATCCGGAAGCCAATATCTTTAAAGTAGCTGATTACGGTATTGTCGGAGACCTGTTTGAGGTTGTTCCGCTGTTAACAGAAGAGTTCAAAAAGCTTAAAGTAAACGCATAA
- the trxA gene encoding thioredoxin, which translates to MAITHATDQNFTAETGSGLVLADFWAPWCGPCKMIAPVLEELDSEMGDKVKIVKIDVDENQETAGKFGVMSIPTLIVLKDGEVVDKAVGFQPKEALAELLSKHA; encoded by the coding sequence ATGGCTATTACACACGCAACTGACCAAAACTTCACTGCTGAAACTGGTTCGGGATTAGTATTGGCAGATTTCTGGGCTCCATGGTGCGGCCCTTGTAAAATGATCGCTCCTGTATTAGAAGAACTTGATTCTGAAATGGGCGATAAAGTCAAAATTGTAAAAATCGATGTTGACGAAAACCAGGAAACAGCCGGCAAGTTTGGCGTAATGAGCATCCCAACTTTGATCGTACTAAAAGACGGTGAAGTGGTGGATAAAGCGGTTGGCTTCCAGCCGAAAGAAGCTCTTGCTGAATTACTTTCAAAGCATGCTTAA